The proteins below are encoded in one region of Terriglobales bacterium:
- the tnpA gene encoding IS200/IS605 family transposase yields the protein MPQSLVSNRVHVIFSTRERRPWITLQHEQRLWNYVLGIGKNKGIPVLAVGGMEDHIHVLIALPAAVPLAKAVQIMKANSSRFMRERGAHFEWQRGYGGFSVGASAVDATIEYIRNQKKHHQKRDFKAEFLAFLKRYDVEYDPRYVFD from the coding sequence ATGCCGCAATCGCTGGTCAGCAACCGTGTGCACGTGATCTTCAGCACTCGGGAGCGCCGACCCTGGATCACGCTGCAGCATGAACAGCGGTTGTGGAACTACGTCCTGGGTATCGGCAAGAACAAGGGCATTCCCGTATTGGCAGTCGGCGGAATGGAGGACCACATTCACGTCCTGATCGCCCTGCCAGCGGCCGTGCCGCTCGCCAAGGCCGTGCAGATCATGAAGGCCAATTCCTCGCGCTTCATGCGGGAACGCGGGGCGCATTTCGAGTGGCAGCGAGGGTATGGCGGTTTCAGCGTGGGCGCCTCGGCGGTGGATGCGACTATCGAGTACATCCGCAATCAGAAGAAGCACCACCAGAAACGGGACTTCAAGGCGGAGTTCCTGGCGTTCCTGAAGCGGTACGACGTGGAGTACGACCCGAGATACGTGTTCGACTAG
- the tnpA gene encoding IS200/IS605 family transposase: MPQSLVSNRVHVIFSTRERRPWITLQHEQRLWNYVLGIGKNKGIPVLAVGGMEDHIHVLIALSAAVPLAKAVQIMKANSSRFMRERGADFEWQRGYGGFSVGASAVEATIEYIRHQKEHHQKRDFKAEFLAFLKRYGVEYDRKYVFD; this comes from the coding sequence ATGCCGCAATCGCTGGTCAGCAACCGCGTGCACGTGATCTTCAGCACTCGGGAGCGCCGACCCTGGATCACGCTGCAGCATGAACAGCGGTTGTGGAACTACGTCCTGGGTATCGGCAAGAACAAGGGCATTCCCGTATTGGCGGTCGGCGGAATGGAGGACCACATTCACGTCCTGATCGCCCTGTCGGCGGCCGTGCCGCTTGCCAAGGCGGTGCAGATCATGAAGGCCAATTCCTCGCGCTTCATGCGGGAACGCGGGGCGGATTTCGAGTGGCAGCGAGGATACGGCGGTTTCAGCGTCGGAGCATCGGCCGTGGAGGCGACCATCGAATACATTCGTCATCAGAAGGAACATCATCAGAAGCGCGATTTCAAGGCGGAGTTCTTGGCGTTCCTGAAGCGGTACGGCGTGGAATACGACCGGAAATACGTGTTCGACTAG